In Rickettsia endosymbiont of Gonocerus acuteangulatus, the following are encoded in one genomic region:
- a CDS encoding DUF2659 family protein has translation MTDILDEVLNDQNEEKRLIFFKRLLPIVIIIALIAITIMVINNNNKNKQIENNQKNGDIFVKAVNLEAVQGNKELAISTLENLVGISNTKIKEIALLEQVAIKLSGQQNSEAKDLLSKIIENKEYSEIVTSYARIAWCSLVIDDENLDIADKEKLVKYLNYFDNENKPFWATANIMKAIWDIKSNMLAEAEKNLRILVASNNTSDLLKDQAKALLAGLDRAK, from the coding sequence ATGACAGATATTCTAGACGAAGTATTAAATGATCAAAATGAAGAAAAAAGGCTAATTTTTTTTAAAAGACTTTTACCTATAGTAATAATTATTGCCTTAATAGCTATTACTATAATGGTCATTAACAATAACAATAAAAATAAGCAAATTGAAAATAACCAAAAAAATGGTGATATTTTTGTTAAAGCAGTTAATTTAGAAGCTGTGCAAGGTAATAAGGAACTTGCTATTAGTACCTTAGAAAATTTAGTTGGCATTAGTAATACTAAGATAAAAGAGATTGCTTTACTAGAGCAAGTTGCTATAAAACTTTCAGGGCAACAAAATTCAGAAGCAAAAGATTTACTTAGCAAGATTATTGAAAATAAGGAATATTCAGAAATCGTTACTTCATATGCTCGTATTGCATGGTGTAGTCTCGTTATTGATGATGAAAATCTAGATATTGCTGACAAAGAAAAATTAGTGAAATATTTAAATTATTTTGATAATGAAAATAAGCCTTTTTGGGCTACGGCAAATATTATGAAAGCTATTTGGGATATTAAGAGCAATATGCTTGCAGAAGCAGAAAAGAATTTAAGAATTTTAGTAGCATCAAATAACACTTCAGATTTACTAAAAGATCAAGCAAAAGCTTTGCTTGCAGGCTTAGATAGAGCTAAATAA
- the ybgF gene encoding tol-pal system protein YbgF has translation MKLVILIFTLLFSLLTFAESSTIKGQPLKYAASNDFESRLDEQEQEIRRLIGKIEVLQHKIDILSKNSNIPQLNENTETSETDHQNTPDIFDVSLLKDMPNRVEEVKTAPEPNKDVAPDKQAYDLALASYKDNKTDDAKNKFKNFIQKYSKSSMISNAYFWYGECFFKQKDYNTAAVNYLKCYKESPKGAKSSDGLLKLALSLGELKKTTEACNMLDKLNKEFPSNRTAASKKMAEDAKLKFGCTTKSK, from the coding sequence ATGAAGCTAGTTATTTTAATATTTACTCTTTTATTTTCATTATTAACGTTTGCAGAAAGTAGCACTATAAAGGGACAACCTTTAAAATATGCAGCAAGTAATGATTTTGAAAGTAGATTGGATGAGCAAGAGCAAGAAATTAGAAGATTGATTGGTAAAATTGAGGTTTTACAGCATAAAATTGATATATTAAGCAAAAATTCTAATATTCCACAACTAAATGAAAACACTGAAACTTCGGAAACAGATCATCAAAATACCCCTGATATTTTTGACGTAAGCCTGCTTAAAGATATGCCTAATAGAGTAGAGGAAGTAAAAACTGCTCCCGAACCTAACAAGGATGTTGCACCTGATAAACAAGCTTATGATTTAGCTCTTGCTTCTTACAAAGATAATAAGACTGATGATGCTAAAAATAAATTCAAAAACTTTATCCAAAAATACTCTAAGAGTTCAATGATTAGTAATGCTTATTTTTGGTATGGAGAATGCTTTTTTAAACAAAAAGATTATAACACAGCTGCTGTTAATTATTTAAAATGTTATAAAGAATCGCCAAAAGGAGCAAAATCCTCCGATGGTCTATTAAAGCTAGCACTTTCACTTGGTGAATTAAAGAAGACTACAGAAGCTTGCAATATGCTTGATAAGCTGAATAAGGAATTCCCAAGTAACAGAACAGCTGCATCTAAAAAAATGGCAGAGGATGCTAAGCTCAAATTTGGCTGTACCACTAAATCAAAATAA
- a CDS encoding HAMP domain-containing sensor histidine kinase: MNHNKYIVRLSFVVLFLNIVINMMFYRYFMIKEMIVKQVALQNTKIASLYTHNIWNTHENVINKLHKFGYLKLLQDQEFIDFVTITADWFTNLDINISLYDLNGNKFITSNMLNMYSVDNYPDDSLVEIFIAKIDKYFFRSLTAKPPLLSALEGITSHILLPKVIIQNENDLTEKKASFITSYIPIIGSDLNNFRVDAILEINTNITNQWQNIISLEQKVFITFIIIFIIFCTIIVSNTNYARHIIEEQLITNRNLKAEIIKVEKTSSSNTKFFANISHELRTPLNAIIGFSEILMSEKDPEKSRNYIKDINDAGKHLLSMINDILDLSKASADKLKVDSIDLDLNKLVSSSLILVKPRADQAGVELVNKLPKEHIVIKADPKRLKQVFLNLLSNAVKFTNAGGRVTITMEKDELAKLVYIKVIDTGIGIEEKDIPKTLSTFGQIDSELSRKYEGTGLGLPLTKKLVELMNGKFDLQSKINEGTTIILTFAYDGSIEI, encoded by the coding sequence ATGAACCATAATAAATATATAGTCAGATTATCATTTGTTGTATTATTTCTTAATATTGTCATAAATATGATGTTTTATCGTTATTTTATGATAAAAGAGATGATAGTAAAACAGGTAGCTTTACAAAACACTAAGATAGCTTCTCTTTATACCCATAATATTTGGAATACTCATGAAAATGTAATTAATAAATTACATAAATTTGGCTATTTAAAATTATTACAAGATCAAGAATTCATTGATTTTGTCACTATTACTGCTGATTGGTTTACTAATCTTGATATTAACATTTCTCTGTATGATCTTAACGGTAATAAATTTATTACCAGTAATATGCTAAATATGTATAGTGTGGATAATTATCCAGATGATAGTTTAGTTGAAATATTCATCGCAAAAATTGATAAATATTTTTTTAGATCTCTTACTGCAAAACCACCTTTGTTAAGTGCTCTTGAAGGCATTACCAGCCATATATTACTTCCTAAGGTTATAATTCAGAATGAAAATGATTTAACAGAAAAAAAAGCTTCTTTTATTACTAGCTATATACCTATTATAGGTAGTGATTTAAACAATTTTCGAGTAGATGCAATACTTGAGATTAATACTAATATTACTAATCAATGGCAAAATATAATATCTCTTGAGCAAAAAGTTTTTATAACTTTTATTATTATTTTTATAATATTTTGTACTATAATTGTTAGTAATACTAATTATGCTAGGCATATTATCGAAGAGCAGCTAATAACAAATAGAAATTTAAAAGCTGAAATAATAAAGGTAGAAAAGACTAGCTCCTCAAATACAAAATTCTTTGCCAATATTAGTCATGAGTTACGAACCCCTCTTAACGCTATAATAGGCTTTTCTGAAATTTTAATGTCAGAAAAAGATCCAGAAAAAAGTAGAAATTATATTAAAGATATTAATGATGCCGGTAAGCATTTACTTAGCATGATTAACGATATTTTGGATCTTTCTAAGGCTTCTGCTGATAAATTAAAAGTAGATAGTATTGATCTTGATTTAAATAAATTGGTTAGCTCGTCACTTATACTTGTTAAGCCTCGTGCTGATCAAGCTGGAGTAGAATTAGTTAACAAGTTACCGAAAGAGCATATTGTTATAAAGGCAGATCCAAAAAGACTTAAGCAAGTATTTTTAAATCTTCTATCAAATGCTGTAAAATTTACAAATGCCGGTGGAAGAGTTACTATTACAATGGAAAAAGATGAGCTAGCTAAATTAGTATATATAAAAGTTATAGATACCGGTATTGGTATTGAAGAAAAAGATATACCAAAAACTTTGTCAACATTTGGACAGATTGATAGTGAACTTAGCCGCAAATATGAAGGTACAGGGCTTGGACTGCCGCTTACTAAAAAGTTAGTTGAGCTTATGAATGGTAAATTTGATCTGCAAAGTAAAATAAATGAAGGAACTACTATTATACTGACTTTTGCTTATGACGGCAGCATCGAAATATAA
- a CDS encoding S41 family peptidase: MYLRLIIALFFTINFVSVFAATKEEAKEPENKITNEEAYKQFQEIFERVEKEYVEIPDKQKMIDEAINGMLNSLDPHSSYYTGEDFEDIFTFTKGEFGGIGVNIMYDSGAIKIISPIDDLPAFKAGLKGGDYIVGVNNELVSTIGPNKAVKEMRGTPGTKVKLLVIKADEVKPQDIELTREIVKMNPIKAHLEKNNIAYIRIITFNESTISELKAAVKKLKSESKDDIKGIILDIRNNAGGILEQAIAVSDYFIDSGIILRTKGRANLIATETKANEFSLKAPKVPMIVLINGNSASAAEIVAGALQDHKRAIILGTKSFGKGSVQALTQINQRAAVKLTIAKYYTPSGRSIQADGIEPDIIIEPAKVEYPEVKKIDKRFSESSLKNYLKNDAEKDNSSKNKDSKKETKDKNNKQEDNELSELYKKDYQFARAYDVITGLIINKNLETKGEVK, from the coding sequence ATGTATTTACGTTTAATTATAGCATTATTTTTTACTATAAATTTTGTTTCTGTATTTGCCGCTACTAAAGAAGAAGCGAAAGAGCCTGAAAATAAAATAACAAATGAAGAGGCTTATAAGCAATTTCAGGAAATATTTGAACGTGTTGAAAAAGAATACGTAGAAATACCAGATAAACAAAAAATGATAGATGAAGCAATTAACGGCATGTTAAATTCGCTTGATCCGCATTCAAGTTATTACACAGGTGAGGATTTTGAAGATATTTTTACATTTACTAAAGGTGAGTTTGGTGGAATTGGAGTTAATATAATGTATGATAGTGGGGCTATAAAAATAATATCTCCTATTGATGATTTGCCTGCATTCAAAGCTGGTCTAAAAGGAGGGGATTACATAGTCGGGGTGAATAATGAGTTAGTATCTACAATTGGTCCTAACAAAGCCGTGAAAGAAATGCGAGGCACGCCGGGGACTAAAGTTAAATTACTAGTTATAAAAGCCGATGAGGTAAAACCACAAGATATAGAGCTTACTCGTGAAATAGTGAAAATGAACCCAATAAAAGCACATTTGGAAAAAAATAATATTGCTTATATACGTATTATTACTTTTAACGAATCAACAATCTCCGAATTGAAAGCAGCAGTAAAGAAGCTTAAATCTGAAAGTAAAGACGATATTAAAGGTATTATTCTCGATATACGTAATAATGCAGGAGGTATACTAGAACAAGCAATTGCTGTTAGTGATTACTTTATTGATTCCGGTATAATATTAAGGACAAAAGGTAGAGCTAACTTGATCGCTACTGAAACCAAAGCAAATGAGTTTTCACTGAAAGCTCCAAAAGTTCCTATGATAGTCCTGATAAACGGCAATTCTGCTTCAGCTGCGGAAATAGTAGCAGGAGCGTTGCAAGATCATAAAAGAGCGATAATACTTGGGACTAAATCTTTTGGTAAAGGTTCAGTTCAGGCTTTGACTCAAATTAATCAAAGAGCAGCTGTAAAACTTACTATCGCTAAATATTACACACCAAGCGGTCGTTCTATTCAAGCAGATGGTATAGAGCCTGATATTATAATTGAACCGGCAAAAGTAGAATATCCGGAAGTTAAAAAAATAGATAAACGTTTTTCTGAAAGTTCATTAAAGAATTATTTGAAGAATGATGCCGAAAAAGATAATTCATCTAAAAACAAAGATAGTAAAAAAGAGACAAAAGATAAAAATAACAAACAAGAAGACAACGAATTATCTGAATTATACAAAAAAGATTACCAATTTGCTCGTGCTTATGATGTAATTACAGGGTTAATTATTAATAAGAATCTAGAGACAAAAGGGGAAGTTAAATAA
- the parE gene encoding DNA topoisomerase IV subunit B, whose protein sequence is MSDLFSFNKEKKPKIINNTYSAKDIEVLEGLEPIRKRPGMYIGGTDLNAMHHLVSEVLDNSMDEAVAGFASIITIKMHQDHSITISDNGRGIPIDNHPKFPNKSALEVILTTLHSGGKFSSNVYQTAGGLHGVGISVVNALAEHLEIKVYKQGKLYKQSYAKGEKLTELICEEAPKRLKGTSINFIPDPEIFGDKIHFNPKKVYELARSKAYLYRGVTIEWECEIEVSSDVPKKALINFPNGLKDYLSSKITPDDLITSEIFSGNVESEQDGIKLEWAICWQNNDSSAFIQSYCNTVPTPLGGTHEQGLKSALLRGLKAYGEMVGNKKTANLTIEDILETASVVLSIFIAEPTFQGQTKEKLVSQGVSKPAENIIKDHFDHFLSSNKTIANNLLEHFIAIAEFRVNKKNEKTISRKNATQKLRLPGKLADCTRTSPEGTELFIVEGDSAGGSAKQARNRETQAVLPLWGKVLNVASSTLEKIVNNQAIQDLEIALACGSLKNYKKENLRYEKIIIMTDADVDGAHIASLLMTFFFLRMPKLVEDGHLYLAKPPLYRLTQSNKTYYANDEEEKNQLTDKLSKSSKAKIEVGRFKGLGEMMPMQLKETTMHPEKRSLLKVTLEDFQNVDKIVDDLMGKKPEKRFQFIYEQALVKMDKIINELDI, encoded by the coding sequence ATGAGCGATCTATTTAGCTTCAACAAAGAAAAAAAACCTAAGATAATTAATAATACATATAGTGCAAAAGATATTGAAGTATTAGAGGGGCTTGAACCTATTCGTAAAAGACCTGGTATGTATATTGGTGGCACAGACTTAAATGCTATGCATCATTTAGTCTCTGAGGTGCTTGATAACTCTATGGATGAGGCTGTAGCCGGTTTTGCAAGTATTATCACGATAAAAATGCATCAGGATCACAGTATAACCATATCGGATAATGGTCGTGGAATCCCTATCGATAATCATCCAAAATTCCCTAACAAATCAGCATTAGAAGTTATTTTAACTACGCTTCATTCTGGTGGTAAATTTTCAAGCAATGTTTATCAAACTGCTGGTGGGTTGCATGGTGTTGGGATATCGGTAGTTAATGCCTTGGCAGAACATCTAGAAATTAAAGTGTATAAGCAGGGTAAATTATATAAGCAAAGCTATGCAAAAGGTGAAAAATTAACCGAATTAATATGTGAAGAAGCTCCTAAAAGGCTAAAAGGTACATCGATAAACTTCATCCCTGATCCAGAAATTTTTGGTGACAAGATACATTTTAATCCTAAAAAAGTTTATGAACTGGCAAGATCGAAAGCTTATTTATATCGAGGTGTTACTATAGAATGGGAGTGCGAAATTGAAGTATCTAGCGATGTACCTAAGAAAGCATTAATAAACTTCCCAAATGGTTTAAAAGATTATTTAAGCTCAAAAATAACACCAGATGATTTAATTACGTCGGAAATCTTTTCTGGGAATGTTGAATCAGAGCAAGACGGCATAAAGCTTGAATGGGCAATTTGCTGGCAAAATAATGACAGCTCGGCATTTATTCAATCTTATTGTAATACTGTCCCAACGCCCTTAGGCGGAACTCACGAACAAGGTCTTAAATCTGCTTTACTACGTGGGCTTAAAGCATATGGTGAAATGGTTGGGAATAAAAAAACCGCTAATCTAACTATCGAAGATATTTTAGAAACTGCAAGCGTTGTACTATCTATTTTTATAGCCGAGCCTACTTTTCAAGGGCAAACTAAAGAAAAATTAGTATCTCAAGGTGTAAGCAAACCTGCGGAAAATATTATAAAAGATCATTTTGACCATTTTCTTAGTAGCAACAAAACCATAGCTAATAATTTGCTTGAGCATTTCATAGCTATTGCTGAGTTTAGAGTAAATAAGAAAAATGAGAAAACTATTTCTCGTAAAAATGCTACGCAAAAATTACGTCTGCCTGGTAAGCTTGCTGACTGCACAAGAACTTCACCAGAAGGTACGGAATTGTTTATTGTAGAAGGTGATTCGGCAGGTGGTTCGGCTAAACAAGCACGTAATAGAGAAACGCAAGCAGTATTGCCGTTATGGGGTAAAGTCTTAAATGTTGCAAGCTCTACGCTTGAAAAGATAGTTAATAACCAAGCTATACAAGATTTAGAAATAGCTCTTGCTTGCGGTAGTTTAAAAAATTATAAAAAAGAAAACTTGCGTTATGAGAAAATAATTATTATGACTGATGCCGATGTTGATGGTGCTCACATAGCTTCATTATTAATGACTTTCTTCTTTTTAAGAATGCCAAAATTAGTAGAAGATGGACATTTATATTTAGCAAAACCACCACTTTATCGCTTAACGCAGTCTAATAAAACTTATTATGCAAATGATGAAGAGGAAAAAAACCAACTAACAGATAAATTATCCAAGAGTAGTAAAGCTAAGATTGAAGTTGGTAGATTTAAAGGACTCGGGGAAATGATGCCTATGCAGTTAAAAGAAACTACCATGCATCCAGAAAAAAGATCACTTCTAAAAGTTACTTTAGAGGATTTTCAAAATGTTGATAAAATAGTAGATGATTTAATGGGCAAAAAGCCGGAAAAAAGATTCCAATTTATTTATGAACAAGCTTTAGTTAAAATGGATAAGATTATTAACGAGCTGGATATTTGA
- a CDS encoding ankyrin repeat domain-containing protein — MLNKLCRILFFISLSLVALQSYAAAPPPLPMPSQNSDIKSKDEKPTSDSGSSMSIFDKIKQFFHKSPKKPPLPKPQAQPDKPNDKLVSQEPNKNEVQLPSANNAVHQTNTNLASHNDTNSEKEASEPFIDMGNATLPSASNQSHQANANLASHNDTNSEKEASEPFIDMGNATLPSASNQSHQANTNLASHDDTKDVASSSEKEANSTPLPNTANNEKTQPELKVAGSLISNPPLRPGSYVVPPAPRTQVYQPIALPPTHQYIKLTPPPNPNEQQDNVTAPPPPQEVVPAPTVMPATPVPVVNQPTTSDVVTPPVMTPAPVPATPSTPNTRVPTVNQPTAPTAPSNTPIPAVQPVVPPATMPTTTDSSAKADNLKETFTADVNSPKKQDWHTPLKPVEVLSANQNQGSNNTNAANNLAPANQKQIQPQNTSTSVSSSNVVVKKQDNIVNTELTESATKFAKDESQMLLLPNDDIVLGKLTEKATLDQMDIYSYIKLFQKKEEWIANADRRKAVESLVKYDNDLNKKKDITATLSYCSAIDNSFRAIDRNNLSKLRVLLDVYPILQEKNNKGDTLLTAAVYKDNYYLAKYLVIRGIKISTLNSECQYPLDIALARGNTNIACMLTKAKGY; from the coding sequence ATGTTAAATAAATTATGCAGAATATTATTTTTTATAAGTCTATCCCTAGTTGCGTTGCAAAGCTATGCTGCTGCACCGCCGCCATTACCTATGCCATCACAAAATTCTGATATAAAAAGCAAAGATGAGAAGCCTACTTCTGACTCTGGATCATCTATGTCTATTTTCGATAAGATTAAACAGTTTTTCCATAAATCACCAAAAAAACCCCCATTGCCTAAACCGCAAGCACAACCAGATAAGCCAAATGATAAATTAGTTTCACAAGAACCTAATAAAAACGAAGTACAATTGCCTAGTGCAAATAATGCTGTTCATCAAACTAATACGAATTTAGCTTCACATAATGATACGAATAGTGAAAAAGAAGCATCTGAGCCTTTTATAGACATGGGTAATGCAACATTACCTAGTGCAAGTAATCAGAGCCATCAAGCTAATGCAAACTTAGCTTCACATAATGATACAAATAGCGAGAAAGAAGCATCTGAGCCTTTTATAGATATGGGTAATGCAACACTGCCTAGTGCAAGCAATCAGAGCCATCAAGCTAATACGAATTTAGCTTCTCATGATGATACAAAAGATGTGGCATCTTCTAGCGAGAAAGAAGCAAATAGTACGCCTTTGCCTAATACTGCAAATAATGAAAAAACACAGCCGGAGCTTAAAGTAGCTGGATCTCTTATATCTAATCCACCTCTTCGTCCAGGCAGCTATGTAGTACCACCTGCACCACGTACACAAGTATATCAACCTATTGCTTTGCCGCCTACGCATCAATATATAAAGCTTACCCCTCCGCCAAATCCAAATGAACAGCAAGATAATGTAACTGCACCACCACCTCCTCAAGAGGTAGTACCTGCACCAACAGTAATGCCAGCTACTCCTGTTCCTGTAGTTAATCAGCCTACAACAAGTGATGTAGTAACACCGCCAGTAATGACTCCTGCACCTGTACCGGCAACACCATCTACGCCTAATACGCGTGTACCTACAGTTAATCAACCGACAGCACCAACTGCACCTAGTAATACGCCTATACCGGCGGTACAGCCTGTAGTTCCGCCTGCAACAATGCCAACTACAACCGATTCTTCAGCCAAAGCTGATAATTTGAAAGAAACATTTACTGCCGATGTAAATTCGCCGAAAAAACAAGATTGGCATACTCCATTAAAGCCTGTTGAAGTGTTATCTGCAAATCAGAATCAAGGTTCTAATAATACTAATGCTGCTAACAATTTAGCTCCAGCTAATCAAAAACAGATACAACCACAAAATACAAGCACTTCAGTAAGTTCTTCAAATGTAGTTGTTAAGAAGCAAGATAATATCGTTAATACAGAACTAACGGAATCAGCAACGAAATTTGCTAAAGATGAAAGCCAAATGTTGTTATTGCCTAATGATGATATTGTACTTGGTAAGTTAACCGAGAAGGCTACTTTAGATCAGATGGATATATATTCATATATTAAGCTATTCCAGAAAAAAGAAGAGTGGATAGCAAATGCTGATAGAAGAAAAGCTGTAGAAAGTCTTGTTAAATATGACAACGATCTAAATAAGAAAAAAGATATTACCGCTACTTTATCTTATTGTAGTGCAATAGATAATTCTTTTAGAGCAATCGACAGAAATAACCTCTCAAAATTACGTGTTTTACTTGATGTTTACCCTATATTACAAGAAAAAAATAATAAAGGTGATACATTACTTACCGCTGCCGTGTATAAAGATAATTATTATCTAGCAAAATATTTAGTAATACGTGGCATCAAAATTTCTACTTTAAACTCTGAATGTCAATATCCTTTAGATATTGCCCTAGCACGAGGAAACACTAATATAGCGTGTATGCTGACCAAAGCTAAGGGTTACTAA
- a CDS encoding PopZ family protein has translation MSKESKKSQDMSIEDILKSVKGVINERKNLSNEDEDILELTEIIDQDEEELISTKSAEKVNDILKDFTSTIKDKNLDNNVSSKNALEELVIEMLKPELKTWLDKNLPSLVKELVESEIKKLVQNSRK, from the coding sequence GTGAGTAAGGAAAGCAAGAAAAGCCAAGATATGTCGATAGAAGACATTCTAAAATCTGTTAAAGGAGTAATTAACGAGCGTAAAAATTTAAGCAATGAGGACGAAGATATACTTGAGTTAACAGAAATAATAGATCAAGATGAAGAGGAGCTAATATCAACTAAATCTGCTGAAAAAGTAAATGATATTTTAAAAGATTTCACCTCAACTATTAAAGATAAAAATTTAGATAATAATGTTTCATCTAAAAATGCTCTTGAAGAATTAGTAATCGAAATGTTAAAACCAGAGCTTAAAACATGGCTTGATAAAAACCTACCTTCGCTTGTAAAAGAATTAGTAGAGAGTGAAATAAAAAAATTAGTGCAGAATAGTAGAAAGTAG
- a CDS encoding TolC family protein: MRKLTIFIFSLLLTSSAIAIDLQEALTEGYKNNNDLKTARVKFLNSIEQFPQAFSGFMPSASLSVNRNNSKTKYTNKRFAQLAGNPPEIYNNQGALTIQQSLFNGGSDVAALRSAQAAFRASRGQYYSSEQKVLLDLIGAYLDYFESKEKYDISESRVRTNIQQVNTVEEKLRLGEATEIDIATARAGLAAAETNKLTAYADFQAKKANFIRVFGIEPTDIAMPILPQGLPNSLDELTKRAVNLNPDIDSARHSVTSAKAQELVEKGRLLPQVSVQLQSGKTDYSPQNTNTNQINNKSVTTTLSVNIPIYPNGGAQYSKIRSAKNQTRNSAIQLDSVIRQTQAYVISIWEGFEAAKSRIIAADQGVAAAQISYDGTVQEEIVGSKTMLDVLSAEEKLYDAKITRVDAYKASILTAYQMKSLTGELTAQSLKLKVKYFSPEEEFKTIKKKMFIGF; encoded by the coding sequence ATGCGTAAGTTAACTATATTTATTTTCTCATTATTACTAACTTCTTCTGCTATTGCAATAGATTTGCAAGAAGCTTTAACAGAAGGATATAAAAATAACAATGATCTAAAAACTGCAAGAGTTAAATTTTTAAATTCTATTGAGCAGTTTCCTCAAGCTTTTTCAGGTTTTATGCCTAGTGCATCGTTGAGTGTTAACAGAAATAATAGTAAAACCAAATATACTAATAAAAGATTTGCTCAATTAGCCGGTAACCCGCCAGAAATATACAATAATCAAGGAGCATTAACAATTCAACAATCTTTGTTTAATGGTGGTTCAGATGTTGCTGCTCTTAGATCTGCACAAGCAGCTTTTAGAGCATCACGTGGTCAATATTATTCTAGTGAGCAAAAAGTATTATTAGACTTAATCGGTGCTTATCTTGATTATTTCGAAAGTAAAGAGAAATATGATATTTCAGAAAGTAGAGTTCGTACTAATATCCAACAAGTAAACACTGTAGAAGAAAAATTAAGGCTTGGTGAAGCAACTGAGATAGATATAGCAACTGCAAGAGCAGGGCTTGCAGCAGCAGAAACGAATAAGCTAACCGCTTATGCTGATTTCCAAGCAAAAAAAGCAAACTTTATTAGAGTATTTGGTATAGAACCTACTGACATAGCTATGCCTATCTTACCTCAAGGATTGCCAAATTCATTAGATGAGCTAACAAAAAGAGCTGTTAATTTAAATCCTGATATTGATTCAGCAAGACATAGCGTAACTTCAGCAAAGGCACAAGAGTTAGTAGAAAAAGGAAGATTATTGCCACAAGTAAGTGTGCAATTACAATCTGGTAAAACTGATTACAGCCCACAAAACACGAATACTAATCAAATAAATAATAAAAGTGTTACCACTACGTTATCTGTTAATATTCCTATTTATCCAAATGGAGGAGCACAATATTCAAAAATTAGATCGGCTAAAAATCAAACAAGAAATAGTGCAATACAGCTTGATAGTGTGATAAGACAAACCCAGGCTTATGTTATAAGCATATGGGAGGGTTTTGAAGCAGCAAAATCTCGTATTATTGCAGCAGATCAAGGAGTAGCGGCAGCTCAGATATCTTATGATGGTACAGTACAAGAAGAAATAGTAGGTTCTAAAACAATGTTAGATGTTTTAAGTGCTGAAGAAAAGCTCTATGATGCAAAAATAACACGTGTTGATGCTTATAAAGCTTCTATACTTACTGCATATCAGATGAAATCATTAACTGGTGAGTTAACTGCTCAAAGTTTAAAGCTTAAGGTAAAATATTTCAGTCCTGAAGAGGAATTTAAGACTATTAAAAAGAAAATGTTTATAGGTTTCTAA
- a CDS encoding DUF2660 domain-containing protein, which translates to MLNTHILIAIGCLLVLVIYLIYKTASRKKNITTSGENNSEETFALNNKNQDNKKLTLQERIELSWKFLYDITETILNKFTKDDITLVNKCGRVLLENGARYEHIVDLTIPRAKSHTQSVEQKQTKGKKI; encoded by the coding sequence GTGCTTAATACTCATATTTTAATTGCTATAGGATGTTTATTAGTATTAGTAATATATTTAATATATAAAACAGCATCACGTAAAAAAAATATTACGACTTCTGGAGAAAATAATTCTGAGGAAACTTTTGCTCTTAATAACAAAAATCAGGATAATAAAAAACTCACCTTACAAGAACGAATAGAATTATCTTGGAAATTTCTTTATGATATTACAGAAACTATTCTCAATAAATTTACTAAAGATGATATAACTTTAGTGAATAAATGTGGTCGTGTTTTACTTGAAAACGGAGCACGCTATGAACATATAGTTGATCTGACAATCCCTCGGGCCAAATCCCATACTCAATCTGTAGAGCAAAAGCAAACTAAAGGCAAAAAAATTTAG